From the Ruania alkalisoli genome, one window contains:
- a CDS encoding helix-turn-helix transcriptional regulator: MATDPAFAQHLRDLRLLRRVRDRIDRDFAEPLDVPALAAGVGMSAGHLSREFKRAFGESPYSYLMTRRVERAMALLRRGDLSVTEVCFAVGSSSLGTFSTRFTELVGVPPSEYRHRATDGDLDLPTCIVKQVARPIRQSIRNQEARQ, from the coding sequence ATGGCTACCGATCCGGCGTTCGCCCAGCACCTGCGCGACCTGCGCCTGCTGCGCCGCGTGCGGGACCGGATCGACCGTGACTTCGCCGAACCGCTGGACGTGCCTGCCCTGGCGGCCGGCGTGGGAATGTCGGCGGGGCACCTGAGCCGGGAGTTCAAGCGTGCGTTCGGGGAGTCGCCCTACTCGTATCTGATGACGCGCCGGGTGGAGCGTGCCATGGCACTGCTACGCCGAGGTGACCTCTCCGTGACCGAGGTGTGCTTCGCCGTCGGGAGTTCCTCTCTGGGCACGTTCAGCACGAGGTTCACCGAGCTGGTGGGTGTCCCGCCGAGTGAGTACCGCCACCGGGCTACCGATGGTGACCTCGACCTGCCCACGTGCATCGTGAAGCAGGTCGCGAGGCCGATCCGGCAATCGATCAGGAATCAAGAAGCGCGGCAATGA
- a CDS encoding VOC family protein: MDITIHTSFLPHTDAEASVAFYRDVFGFEVRQDVGYQDMRWITVGPPSQPDVNIVLYPPTADPGITEDEGRVITEMIAKGTFASIMLATPDVDAAFERIQSHNVEVVAEPTDQPWGKRDCAFRDPAGNMVRMQQSE; encoded by the coding sequence ATGGATATCACCATTCACACCAGTTTCCTTCCGCACACCGACGCCGAGGCGAGTGTTGCCTTCTATCGCGACGTCTTCGGCTTCGAGGTTCGTCAAGATGTCGGCTATCAGGACATGCGGTGGATCACCGTGGGTCCGCCGAGCCAGCCGGACGTCAACATCGTGCTGTACCCGCCCACGGCCGACCCCGGCATCACCGAGGACGAGGGCCGGGTCATCACCGAGATGATCGCCAAGGGCACATTCGCCTCGATCATGCTGGCCACGCCGGATGTGGACGCCGCGTTCGAACGCATCCAGTCCCACAACGTCGAGGTGGTGGCCGAGCCTACCGACCAGCCGTGGGGCAAGCGGGACTGCGCGTTCCGCGACCCAGCCGGGAACATGGTCCGCATGCAGCAGTCCGAGTGA
- a CDS encoding putative protein N(5)-glutamine methyltransferase: MRRERRPELVRQLRAAGCVFAEEEAALLEAAASDPVQLERLVARRTAGEPLELVLGWVDFDGIRLGTAAGVFVPRARTQHLVEVAAALAPTGGVVADVCCGIGAVAAALGRRRPDLRLIACDVDPAATCAARHNLPGIDVVTGDLLEALPVTERGRLDMVVANTPYVPTDELHTMPREAREHEPALALDGGSDGLDVQRRLAVQARTWMAPGAALLTEIAADQWPAARDLFQAAGWVVRWRPSEHWGSAVVVATA, from the coding sequence ATGAGACGCGAGCGACGTCCCGAGCTCGTCCGGCAGCTGCGCGCAGCCGGGTGTGTCTTCGCCGAGGAGGAGGCGGCTCTGCTGGAGGCCGCCGCGAGCGATCCGGTGCAGCTGGAGCGGCTGGTTGCCCGGCGCACCGCAGGGGAACCGCTCGAGCTCGTACTCGGGTGGGTCGATTTCGACGGGATACGCCTGGGTACTGCGGCCGGCGTCTTCGTCCCACGCGCACGTACACAGCACCTGGTGGAGGTCGCTGCGGCGCTGGCACCCACAGGCGGGGTGGTGGCAGATGTGTGTTGTGGGATCGGCGCCGTCGCCGCGGCGCTCGGGCGCCGCCGGCCGGATCTGCGACTCATCGCCTGCGACGTGGACCCGGCCGCGACGTGCGCAGCCCGGCACAATCTGCCAGGAATCGACGTCGTGACCGGTGACCTGCTCGAGGCTCTGCCTGTCACCGAGCGTGGACGCCTCGACATGGTGGTGGCGAACACCCCCTATGTGCCCACGGATGAGTTGCACACCATGCCCCGGGAGGCACGCGAGCACGAACCCGCTCTCGCCCTGGACGGCGGCAGCGACGGGCTGGATGTGCAGCGTCGGCTGGCCGTGCAGGCTCGGACCTGGATGGCGCCCGGGGCGGCACTGCTCACCGAGATCGCCGCAGACCAGTGGCCTGCTGCTCGGGATCTTTTCCAGGCGGCGGGCTGGGTCGTCCGGTGGCGGCCCTCGGAGCACTGGGGGAGTGCCGTGGTTGTCGCCACCGCCTGA
- a CDS encoding pyridoxamine 5'-phosphate oxidase family protein — translation MCSSRFTGHGAVTPRPPRQRREDTLALLRTPALDGWVATASPDGVPYLVPLSIVWADGCVVIAIDGASRTARNLATTPRARVGLGPTRDVVMIDMVVDRVVDVGADGELAQVYAGQADWDPRGAEGYVYLVLRPERIQAWREVDEAVGRTLMRDGTWTV, via the coding sequence ATGTGCAGCTCCCGCTTCACCGGCCACGGCGCCGTGACACCCCGGCCGCCGCGGCAACGGCGGGAGGACACTCTCGCCCTACTGCGCACGCCCGCCCTGGACGGCTGGGTGGCCACGGCCTCGCCCGACGGCGTCCCGTACCTGGTGCCGTTGTCGATCGTCTGGGCGGATGGGTGCGTAGTCATCGCCATCGACGGTGCCTCCCGCACCGCCCGCAACCTGGCCACGACGCCGCGCGCCCGGGTGGGGCTCGGCCCCACCCGGGACGTGGTGATGATCGATATGGTCGTGGATCGAGTGGTCGATGTCGGCGCTGATGGGGAGCTGGCCCAGGTCTACGCCGGCCAGGCGGACTGGGACCCGCGCGGGGCCGAGGGGTACGTCTATCTCGTGCTGCGTCCGGAGCGTATTCAGGCGTGGCGGGAGGTCGATGAAGCGGTTGGCCGCACCCTCATGCGGGACGGCACCTGGACGGTATGA
- a CDS encoding aldo/keto reductase, whose amino-acid sequence MTFRQLGSSGLTVSTIGLGCNTLGATVPDAEVPVLVRSALEAGITLFDTADVYTRGRSEELLGAALRGVREDVVIATKFGMDAGGLNGPDWGVRGSRRYIRKAVESSLRQLGTDYIDLYQMHAPDPRTPIEETLAALHELVVEGKVRYIGSSNFAAWQVVDADWTARGGSYTPMISAQNPYNLLDRGIEAELVPAVEHVGAGILPYYPIASGLLSGKYRRGQAAPAGSRLERRPERIEAADFDRIEALEAFAQARDLPLLTVAIGWLAAQPAVASVIAGASRPEQVQANVRAGAWEPTAADLVELDEIAPA is encoded by the coding sequence ATGACATTCCGCCAGCTCGGCTCGTCCGGGCTCACCGTCTCGACCATCGGCCTGGGCTGTAACACGCTCGGCGCGACCGTACCGGACGCGGAGGTCCCGGTGCTGGTCAGGTCCGCGCTTGAGGCGGGAATCACACTCTTCGATACCGCGGACGTCTACACGCGGGGCCGCAGCGAGGAGCTGCTCGGTGCCGCTCTGCGCGGCGTGCGTGAGGACGTGGTGATCGCGACGAAGTTCGGGATGGACGCCGGTGGCCTCAACGGCCCGGACTGGGGAGTGCGTGGGTCACGCCGGTACATCCGCAAGGCCGTCGAGAGTTCACTGCGCCAGCTCGGGACCGACTACATCGACCTGTACCAGATGCACGCTCCGGATCCTCGGACACCGATCGAGGAGACACTCGCCGCGCTGCATGAGCTCGTCGTCGAGGGCAAGGTGCGCTACATCGGGTCGTCGAACTTCGCGGCGTGGCAGGTCGTGGACGCGGACTGGACGGCCCGTGGGGGCAGCTACACGCCCATGATCTCGGCGCAGAACCCGTACAACCTGCTCGACCGGGGGATCGAAGCCGAGCTGGTCCCTGCCGTTGAGCACGTCGGCGCCGGGATCCTGCCGTACTACCCGATCGCCTCCGGGCTGCTGTCGGGCAAGTACCGTCGCGGCCAGGCGGCGCCGGCGGGCAGCCGGCTGGAGCGGAGACCCGAACGAATCGAAGCAGCCGACTTCGACCGGATCGAGGCGCTCGAAGCATTCGCCCAGGCCCGCGACCTGCCGTTGCTGACAGTGGCCATCGGCTGGTTGGCTGCCCAGCCCGCGGTCGCCTCGGTCATCGCCGGTGCCTCCCGCCCCGAGCAAGTCCAGGCCAACGTACGCGCTGGAGCGTGGGAGCCGACGGCGGCCGACCTCGTCGAACTGGACGAGATCGCCCCTGCATGA
- a CDS encoding RNA polymerase-binding protein RbpA, with translation MAERALRGTRIGANSMETEEGVEFAPRVEAVYDCPDGRVIVIPFSAEAEIPPVWEAPGGGEALLRNATRPEPKSGKPVRTHWDMLLERRTVAELEDLLNERLQLLRSGQLRRRSA, from the coding sequence ATGGCTGAACGAGCACTGCGCGGCACGAGGATCGGTGCCAACAGCATGGAGACCGAAGAGGGCGTCGAGTTCGCCCCCCGGGTGGAGGCCGTCTACGACTGCCCCGACGGCAGGGTCATCGTCATTCCGTTCTCAGCTGAGGCCGAGATCCCCCCGGTGTGGGAGGCTCCTGGCGGCGGTGAGGCGCTCCTGCGGAATGCGACCCGGCCCGAGCCGAAGTCCGGCAAGCCAGTGCGTACTCACTGGGACATGCTGCTCGAGCGACGGACGGTCGCCGAGCTGGAGGATCTCCTCAACGAACGGTTGCAGCTCCTACGAAGCGGTCAGTTGCGTCGCCGTAGCGCCTGA
- a CDS encoding DeoR/GlpR family DNA-binding transcription regulator — protein sequence MLVAERRARVLESVLAQGAVSVTQLASDLQVSAMTIRRDLEALARDGLLDKVHGGATARRSPSAEEVGFEAKASREQAEKEAIADVAADLVEPGMSVGLSAGTTTWAVARQLRRVPRLTVVTNSLPIADLLHTTPLPGECEPAGVVLTGGVRTASDALVGPVAVAALAQLHCDLVFLGVHGMDPDAGLTTPNLLEAETDRALIASGRSAVVVADHTKWGTIGLTTIVPLEQVDHVVTDRGMTGEALQILRERVPEVHVAP from the coding sequence GTGCTGGTAGCCGAACGGCGAGCCCGGGTGCTGGAGTCGGTGCTCGCACAGGGCGCGGTGAGCGTCACCCAGCTGGCCAGCGACCTGCAGGTCAGTGCGATGACGATCCGCCGGGACCTGGAGGCGCTGGCACGGGACGGTCTGCTGGACAAGGTGCACGGTGGCGCCACGGCTCGGCGTAGCCCGAGTGCCGAGGAGGTCGGATTCGAGGCCAAGGCGAGTCGTGAGCAGGCCGAGAAGGAGGCCATCGCGGATGTGGCCGCGGATCTGGTGGAGCCCGGTATGTCCGTCGGGCTTTCGGCCGGTACGACCACGTGGGCCGTCGCCCGTCAGCTCCGGCGAGTCCCGCGGCTGACCGTGGTGACCAATTCCCTCCCCATCGCCGATCTCCTGCACACAACGCCTCTGCCTGGGGAGTGTGAACCCGCCGGCGTCGTTCTCACCGGTGGTGTGCGGACCGCCTCGGACGCCCTGGTCGGGCCGGTCGCCGTCGCTGCCCTCGCCCAGCTGCACTGCGACCTGGTGTTCCTCGGTGTGCACGGGATGGACCCTGACGCCGGGCTGACCACGCCGAACCTGCTGGAGGCCGAGACCGACCGCGCTCTGATCGCTTCGGGGCGTTCCGCCGTCGTGGTGGCCGACCACACGAAGTGGGGCACGATCGGCCTGACCACGATCGTGCCGCTCGAGCAGGTCGATCACGTCGTCACCGATCGTGGCATGACCGGGGAGGCACTGCAGATCTTGCGTGAGCGTGTTCCCGAGGTGCACGTCGCGCCGTGA
- a CDS encoding ATP-binding cassette domain-containing protein, giving the protein MVTSTEPHTADTHDLIRVQGARVNNLKDVHVEIPKRRLTVFTGVSGSGKSSLVFGTIAAESQRMINETYSAFVQGFMPTLNRPEVDVLDGLTTAIIVDQERMGANPRSTVGTATDANAMLRILFSRLGDPHIGSPQAFSFNVASISGAGAVEIERGGEKIKERRDFAIQGGMCARCEGRGSVSDFDLSQLYDETKSLNEGALTIPGYTMEGWYGRIFRGCGFFDPDKPIKDFTTKERDALLHKPPTKIKVDGINVTYEGLIPKIQKSMLSKDVEAMQPHIRAFVERTIVFQTCPDCDGTRLNETARSSRIDGVSIAEACAMQISDLAEWISSLDKPSAAPLLAGLRHLLDSFVQIGLGYLSLDRPAGTLSGGEAQRTKMIRHLGSSLTDVTYVFDEPTIGLHPHDIARMNELLLRLRDKGNTVLVVEHKPEAIAIADHVVDLGPRAGSAGGQIVFEGSLDGLRSSGSLTGTHLDDKVSLKEEVRAPSGMIEVRGANSHNLQDVDVDIPAGVLVVVTGVAGSGKSSLIHGSVAPRDGVVAIDQGAIKGSRRSNPATYTGLLDPIRKAFAKANGVKPALFSANSEGACPACKGAGVIYTELGFMDTVESPCEECEGKRFQAAVLEYTLGGERGDGGKDISEVLEMSVAEAKDFFSAGEAKVAAAHTILERMDDVGLGYLKVGQPLTTLSGGERQRLKLATHMGAKGGTYILDEPTTGLHLADVEQLLGLLDRLVDSGKSVIVIEHHQAVMAHADWIIDMGPGAGHDGGRVVFEGTPAELVAGKETLTGQHLAEYVGA; this is encoded by the coding sequence ATGGTCACCTCCACCGAGCCGCACACCGCCGACACCCACGACCTGATCCGGGTGCAGGGCGCCCGGGTGAACAACCTCAAGGACGTCCACGTCGAGATCCCTAAGCGCCGGCTCACCGTGTTCACGGGTGTGTCCGGGTCCGGGAAGAGTTCGCTGGTGTTCGGCACCATCGCGGCCGAGTCCCAGCGGATGATCAACGAGACCTACAGCGCGTTTGTGCAGGGTTTCATGCCGACGTTGAACCGCCCCGAGGTAGACGTCCTCGACGGATTGACGACGGCGATCATCGTGGACCAGGAGCGGATGGGAGCCAATCCGCGCTCGACCGTGGGCACGGCCACGGATGCGAATGCCATGCTGCGGATCCTGTTCTCCCGGCTGGGCGATCCTCACATCGGCTCCCCGCAGGCGTTCAGCTTCAACGTCGCCTCGATCAGTGGGGCAGGAGCGGTGGAGATCGAGCGGGGCGGGGAGAAGATCAAGGAGCGCCGTGACTTCGCGATTCAGGGTGGGATGTGCGCTCGGTGCGAGGGCCGCGGTTCGGTGAGCGACTTCGACCTGAGCCAGCTCTACGACGAGACGAAGTCCCTGAACGAGGGCGCATTGACTATCCCCGGTTACACGATGGAGGGCTGGTACGGGCGCATCTTCCGTGGCTGCGGGTTCTTCGACCCGGACAAGCCGATCAAGGACTTCACCACGAAGGAACGCGACGCTCTGCTGCACAAGCCACCGACCAAGATCAAGGTGGACGGGATCAACGTCACCTACGAGGGCCTGATCCCGAAGATCCAGAAGTCCATGCTGAGCAAGGACGTGGAGGCGATGCAGCCGCACATCCGGGCGTTCGTGGAACGCACGATCGTGTTCCAGACCTGCCCTGACTGTGATGGCACCCGGTTGAACGAGACAGCGCGCTCCTCGCGGATCGACGGTGTCAGCATCGCCGAGGCGTGCGCGATGCAGATCAGTGACCTCGCCGAGTGGATCAGCAGCCTCGACAAGCCCTCGGCCGCGCCGTTGCTGGCGGGGCTGCGGCACCTCCTGGACTCGTTCGTGCAGATCGGGTTGGGATACCTGTCCTTGGATCGCCCGGCCGGCACCCTCTCTGGCGGTGAGGCCCAGCGTACGAAGATGATCCGGCACCTGGGTTCCTCCTTGACGGACGTCACGTACGTCTTCGACGAACCCACGATCGGCCTGCATCCGCACGACATCGCGCGGATGAACGAGTTGCTACTGCGGTTGCGGGACAAGGGCAACACTGTGCTGGTGGTCGAGCACAAGCCCGAGGCGATCGCCATCGCCGACCATGTCGTCGACCTCGGTCCCCGTGCCGGTTCCGCAGGCGGCCAGATCGTGTTCGAGGGTTCCCTGGACGGGCTGCGGTCCAGTGGATCCCTCACCGGCACGCACCTGGACGACAAGGTGAGCCTGAAGGAGGAGGTGAGGGCGCCGTCGGGGATGATTGAGGTACGGGGGGCGAACTCGCACAACCTGCAGGATGTGGACGTCGACATCCCGGCCGGTGTGTTGGTGGTGGTGACCGGTGTGGCCGGTTCCGGAAAGAGCTCGCTGATCCACGGCTCAGTGGCACCACGAGATGGTGTGGTGGCCATCGACCAGGGCGCTATCAAGGGTTCGCGCCGGTCCAACCCGGCTACCTACACCGGCCTGCTGGACCCGATCCGGAAGGCGTTCGCGAAGGCGAACGGCGTGAAGCCGGCCCTGTTCAGCGCCAACTCCGAGGGGGCGTGCCCGGCCTGCAAGGGCGCCGGCGTGATCTACACCGAGCTGGGTTTCATGGACACCGTGGAGTCCCCGTGCGAGGAGTGTGAGGGCAAGCGGTTTCAGGCGGCGGTGCTCGAGTACACCCTCGGCGGCGAGCGCGGCGATGGTGGCAAGGACATCAGTGAGGTGCTGGAGATGTCGGTGGCCGAGGCGAAGGACTTCTTCTCCGCCGGCGAAGCCAAAGTGGCGGCGGCACACACGATCCTGGAGCGAATGGACGACGTGGGGTTGGGGTACCTCAAGGTGGGGCAGCCGTTGACCACGCTGAGCGGGGGAGAGCGGCAGCGCCTCAAACTCGCCACGCACATGGGCGCCAAAGGTGGCACATACATCCTCGACGAACCGACCACCGGTCTACACCTGGCTGATGTGGAACAACTCTTGGGGCTGCTGGACCGGCTGGTGGACTCCGGCAAGTCGGTGATTGTGATCGAGCACCACCAGGCCGTCATGGCCCATGCCGACTGGATCATCGACATGGGCCCGGGAGCAGGGCATGACGGCGGCCGCGTGGTCTTCGAAGGCACACCGGCCGAGCTGGTGGCAGGGAAGGAGACACTCACCGGTCAGCACCTGGCCGAGTATGTGGGTGCCTGA
- a CDS encoding polyprenol monophosphomannose synthase — translation MRQRALVIIPTYNERDALPETLARARAAAPEVDVLVVDDASPDGTGQWVQDRATQDPGVHVLHRPGKAGLGRAYVAGFEWALARGYDLVVEMDADGSHHPEDLPRLLGALESGADLAIGSRWVPGGRTANWPWYRELLSRSANAYANVMIGLGVRDATAGFRVFRSEMLRRLPLAEITSQGYCFQVDMTRRVREAGGAIVEIPITFTERVEGVSKMSRAIVFEALWRTTAWGAERRTRQWRQFVRTGAQALRRRN, via the coding sequence ATGAGGCAGCGCGCGCTGGTCATCATCCCGACCTACAACGAGAGGGATGCCCTGCCCGAGACGCTCGCGCGTGCACGCGCCGCTGCCCCCGAGGTGGACGTGCTGGTCGTAGACGACGCCAGCCCGGATGGGACTGGTCAGTGGGTGCAGGATCGTGCCACCCAGGATCCTGGGGTGCATGTGCTGCACCGTCCCGGCAAGGCCGGCCTGGGCCGTGCCTACGTGGCCGGCTTCGAGTGGGCGCTGGCGCGTGGGTACGACCTCGTCGTGGAGATGGACGCCGATGGCTCGCATCATCCCGAGGATCTGCCGCGCTTGCTCGGGGCCCTGGAGTCCGGTGCGGATCTGGCGATCGGGTCCCGGTGGGTGCCGGGTGGACGCACAGCCAACTGGCCGTGGTACCGGGAACTGCTGAGCCGTTCGGCGAATGCCTACGCGAACGTGATGATCGGGTTGGGCGTACGTGATGCCACGGCCGGATTCCGCGTGTTCAGGTCCGAGATGCTCCGGCGGTTGCCGCTGGCAGAGATCACGTCGCAGGGTTACTGCTTCCAGGTCGACATGACCAGGCGCGTCCGAGAGGCCGGTGGGGCGATCGTCGAGATCCCCATCACCTTCACCGAACGCGTCGAAGGGGTCTCAAAGATGAGTAGGGCCATCGTGTTCGAGGCCCTCTGGCGCACCACTGCCTGGGGCGCCGAGCGGCGCACCAGGCAGTGGCGTCAGTTCGTACGAACGGGTGCTCAGGCGCTACGGCGACGCAACTGA
- the lnt gene encoding apolipoprotein N-acyltransferase, with amino-acid sequence MSAALAARTPVAPSRSAGLLRPTRSLTLILAVVGGLVTDTAFPQRSWWPLAFVGVGLLVLALGRDSARWNALVAWLWGLAFFLPHIWWANAAVGVIPWLALSVAEAGIIAAGAAVWTWSRRARWWRRRPILLGLGFSLVWVVTEQVRQVWPFGGFPWGRLAFSQTDGPLLPFAAVAGAPAVSFVTALCAFLLAHMVTALAGSGTASTRTRTRTAAPSAVMIVAVLAGGLLVPTPTAAESGNLRVAAVQGNVSEPGLGAFANAREVLNNHVDGTIALAEQEGSDALDVVLWPENSSDINPRADADAAALLDEAASAAGAPILFGTDSYGQDTDGEDARFNDMVLWIEGEGATFSYSKQIPAAFAEYIPIREVARMFSPAVDLVRTDMAPGQEIAVVPVPVERLGRPVPLGTVICFEVAYDALIREAALGGAELLVVPTNNASFGYTAESEQQLAMSRLRAVEHGRATVQISTVGVSGVIAADGTVLERTELFTPATMTAELPLRTSLTVADRLGDWPIGVATVLVMLAFAVGVVTGRKPRTGA; translated from the coding sequence GTGTCTGCTGCACTCGCTGCCCGTACCCCCGTGGCTCCCTCGAGGAGTGCGGGATTGCTCCGGCCAACCCGGAGCCTGACGCTCATCCTCGCCGTGGTCGGTGGTCTGGTGACCGATACGGCGTTCCCGCAGCGATCCTGGTGGCCGCTCGCGTTCGTCGGTGTCGGGTTGCTGGTGCTCGCTCTCGGGCGTGACTCGGCGCGGTGGAACGCCCTCGTGGCGTGGTTGTGGGGGCTGGCGTTCTTCCTGCCTCACATCTGGTGGGCGAACGCGGCCGTCGGCGTCATCCCCTGGCTGGCCCTGAGCGTGGCCGAGGCGGGCATCATCGCAGCGGGCGCCGCGGTGTGGACGTGGTCTCGCCGGGCGCGCTGGTGGCGCCGCCGGCCGATACTGCTCGGCCTCGGGTTCTCGCTCGTGTGGGTGGTCACCGAGCAGGTCCGGCAGGTGTGGCCGTTCGGCGGCTTCCCGTGGGGACGTCTGGCGTTCTCCCAGACGGACGGCCCGCTGCTGCCGTTCGCAGCCGTCGCCGGTGCCCCCGCCGTCTCCTTCGTCACGGCGCTCTGCGCCTTCCTGCTCGCCCATATGGTCACGGCACTCGCCGGCTCCGGCACGGCCAGCACGCGCACGCGCACGCGCACTGCAGCGCCGTCCGCGGTCATGATCGTGGCCGTGCTCGCCGGCGGATTGCTGGTACCGACGCCGACCGCAGCCGAGTCGGGGAACCTGCGGGTGGCGGCCGTCCAGGGAAACGTCTCCGAACCGGGTCTGGGAGCGTTCGCCAATGCCCGGGAGGTGCTGAACAACCACGTCGACGGCACCATCGCTCTCGCCGAGCAGGAAGGCAGCGACGCCCTCGATGTCGTGCTGTGGCCGGAGAACTCCTCCGATATCAACCCGCGGGCTGATGCTGACGCCGCCGCCCTGCTGGACGAGGCCGCGTCCGCGGCCGGTGCGCCCATCCTCTTCGGGACCGACTCCTACGGGCAGGACACCGACGGTGAGGACGCGCGCTTCAACGACATGGTCCTGTGGATCGAGGGGGAGGGCGCGACGTTCTCCTACTCCAAGCAGATCCCAGCCGCGTTCGCCGAGTACATCCCGATCCGGGAGGTGGCGCGCATGTTCTCCCCGGCTGTGGACCTCGTCCGCACCGATATGGCGCCGGGACAGGAGATCGCCGTGGTCCCGGTCCCGGTCGAACGGTTGGGTCGTCCGGTGCCTCTGGGCACCGTCATCTGCTTCGAGGTCGCCTACGACGCCTTGATCCGCGAAGCCGCGCTCGGTGGCGCCGAGCTGTTGGTGGTGCCCACGAACAACGCCTCGTTCGGCTACACCGCGGAGAGCGAGCAGCAACTGGCCATGTCACGGCTGCGCGCCGTCGAACATGGGCGCGCTACGGTGCAGATCTCGACCGTCGGCGTCAGCGGGGTGATCGCCGCCGATGGCACCGTGCTCGAACGCACGGAGCTGTTCACCCCGGCCACCATGACGGCGGAGCTTCCGCTGCGTACGTCGCTGACGGTCGCGGATCGGCTCGGCGACTGGCCCATCGGGGTGGCGACCGTTCTCGTCATGCTGGCGTTCGCCGTCGGTGTGGTCACGGGCCGCAAGCCGCGGACAGGCGCATGA